In a single window of the bacterium genome:
- a CDS encoding BMC domain-containing protein, with the protein MKKAIGLLETRGFTGLAIATDAMLKSASVELLKQVGIGGGFVTTVITGDVGSVKAAVEAGTSVAKNVGEFVSSHIIPRPHEELDGLFK; encoded by the coding sequence ATGAAGAAAGCAATCGGACTACTGGAAACCAGGGGGTTTACGGGTCTTGCAATCGCGACCGATGCCATGCTCAAGAGCGCCAGCGTGGAACTACTCAAGCAGGTCGGTATCGGCGGCGGTTTTGTAACCACGGTCATCACCGGTGATGTCGGCTCTGTCAAGGCAGCGGTCGAAGCGGGAACCAGTGTTGCGAAAAATGTCGGCGAATTTGTTTCCTCACACATTATTCCCCGTCCCCACGAGGAACTTGACGGCCTTTTCAAGTAA